The nucleotide sequence CTGCAACGCTATCGTTCCGTTTGTCACATAGAGCATATGTTTCAGTCCTAAAAAATCTTTCAATTTTAATTCAAGTTCATTTACTAATGGACCGTTATTAGTTAACCATTCTCTTTTCCAAATTCCATCAAGGTAAGCCTCAAAGTCACTTTTTTCTGGCATGAATGGTTTTGTTACAGGAATCATATCGCTCTTTTTAAAATATTATTCAAATTGGGTTATGGATGAAGTGTGAGCATTTGTCTTACATAATTGTAATAATCACCTTTGGTATCTTTAATGTGAGTAAATAAATCGGACTTATTGAGCCATCCCAGTGTAAGTGCAATTTCTTCAAGGCAAGCAATCTTTAGGCCGGTTCTTTTTTCAACAGCCTTTACAAATTCTGTAGCCTCAGCCAGTGCCTCATGAGTTCCCGTGTCCAACCATGCAAAACCTCTACTCAATATCTCAAGTTTTAAAGATTCTTGATCCAGATAAACTTGATTAACGCTAGTAATTTCTAGCTCACCACGGTCAGACGGTTTGACCTTCTTAGCTATTTCAACGACAGAGTTGGGGTAAAAATAGAGACCTACCACCGCAAAGTTTGATTTGGGTTTTGAAGGTTTTTCCTCTAAGCTAATTACATTATTGTTTTTATCAAACTCTGCAACCCCATATCGTTCTGGGTCATGAACATAATTTCCAAAAATTACAGCTTTATTCTTTTCTCTTACGGTCTCCACTGCAGAGAATAATAGCTTCTGTAGCCCTGCTCCATAAAAAATATTATCGCCTAATATTAGACATACATCCTGATCTCCAATAAACTCTTCTCCCAAAATGAAGGCTTGCGCCAAGCCATCTGGACTAGGTTGCTCTTTAAAAGAAAGCTTTAGTCCTAACTTAGACCCATTGCCTAACAACCGCTGAAAATTAGGTAAATCGTGCGGCGTAGAAATTATAAGGATCTCTTTTATTCCTGCCAGCATTAAGACTGACAAGGGATAATAAATCATAGGTTTATCATAAATAGGCAACAGTTGTTTGCTAACTGCGATAGTCAAAGGGTGAAGTCTTGTACCAGACCCGCCTGCCAAAATAATTCCTTTCATTATGCTTGTTTTATTCTATTATCTATTGCTTTAAAGCTAGGTAAAATTAAATCCTTACTAGATAGGGTTCTAGAATTAACAGGGACGACCCATTCAATGTCTAAATCAGGATCATCATACCTCACACCAAATTCAGATTCCTTGTTATAATAATTATCGCATTTGTAGAAAAAAGTTGCTCTTTTACTTAAGACAGCAAACCCATGTAAAAGTCCTCTAGGAATGTATAATTGATGTCTCGTGACACTGTCTAACTTATATGTAAGATGATTTCCATAGGACGCTGAATTTTTACGAATATCTACCACGACGTCAAGCACGCTTCCTTCTAATACACCTACTAATTTTGCCTGAGCATGTTCTCCAAATTGTGCATGTAGACCGCGAATGACTCCATAAGAAGATTGCGACATATTGTCTTGAACAAATGAAGTATCTACACCAGTAAGTGCTGTAAATTTCTGTTGATTGAAGCTTTCCATAAAAAAACCACGCTCATCTTTTATGATGTTTGGCTCAATAATATAGCAACCCTCAATCTCAGTTTCTTTTAGATTCATCTCTTGAAAATCAGATAAGAAGATTATCCGCTTTCGCGAAAGCGAACTTCTTATTCATATTGTTTTTTATAATAATCCTGATAAGCTCCACTAGTCACTTGCTCCAACCATTCATCGTTATTAAGATACCAGTCTATGGTTTTTTCCAATCCTTGTTCAAAAGTCACGGTCGGCTTCCAACCTAATTCTTGATTAATCTTACTTGCATCTATAGCATATCTTAAATCATGACCTGGACGATCAGTCACGTAGGTGATCAATTTTTCAGAAGTACCAGCATCTCTTCCTAGTTTTTCATCCATCATCTTACAGAGTAATTTAACCAGATCTATATTCTTCCACTCATTAAAACCGCCTATATTGTACGTTGCCGCATTCTCTGCTTTGTGAAACGCGAGATCAATAGCTATGGCATGATCTATCACATACAACCAATCACGTGTA is from Nonlabens sp. YIK11 and encodes:
- the rfbA gene encoding glucose-1-phosphate thymidylyltransferase RfbA; translation: MKGIILAGGSGTRLHPLTIAVSKQLLPIYDKPMIYYPLSVLMLAGIKEILIISTPHDLPNFQRLLGNGSKLGLKLSFKEQPSPDGLAQAFILGEEFIGDQDVCLILGDNIFYGAGLQKLLFSAVETVREKNKAVIFGNYVHDPERYGVAEFDKNNNVISLEEKPSKPKSNFAVVGLYFYPNSVVEIAKKVKPSDRGELEITSVNQVYLDQESLKLEILSRGFAWLDTGTHEALAEATEFVKAVEKRTGLKIACLEEIALTLGWLNKSDLFTHIKDTKGDYYNYVRQMLTLHP
- the rfbC gene encoding dTDP-4-dehydrorhamnose 3,5-epimerase, encoding MNLKETEIEGCYIIEPNIIKDERGFFMESFNQQKFTALTGVDTSFVQDNMSQSSYGVIRGLHAQFGEHAQAKLVGVLEGSVLDVVVDIRKNSASYGNHLTYKLDSVTRHQLYIPRGLLHGFAVLSKRATFFYKCDNYYNKESEFGVRYDDPDLDIEWVVPVNSRTLSSKDLILPSFKAIDNRIKQA